In Methanothrix sp., a genomic segment contains:
- a CDS encoding sugar phosphate isomerase/epimerase family protein, with protein sequence MFSFSSSKLVDRPFDWAYQLEELGYSGWEIVNEGRQRLTAENLPEAKRIVETTNLVITIHLPYSDLNLASVNQPIWEETVRQMKSCLDLACDFARLAVVHPGHFSPLGMHMPDAAWLQNIKGIQEICDHALNLDMMIAVENMVNMPAILGRRPEEIEGIIETVDRDNLGFILDIGHANTNGNVEEFLKLRDLIIHVHAHDNCGERDEHLPVGNGTVPWEKVAASLNGYSGRIVTESRSLEEGQRSVKRLKKMFNR encoded by the coding sequence ATGTTTAGTTTTTCATCCAGCAAGCTGGTGGACAGGCCCTTCGACTGGGCCTACCAACTGGAGGAGCTGGGATACAGTGGTTGGGAGATAGTGAACGAGGGGAGGCAGAGGCTGACGGCAGAGAACCTGCCCGAGGCTAAGAGGATTGTAGAGACCACAAATCTGGTCATCACCATCCATCTGCCCTACTCGGACCTGAATTTAGCCTCAGTCAACCAGCCCATATGGGAGGAGACAGTGAGGCAGATGAAGAGCTGTCTGGACCTGGCATGCGATTTTGCCCGCCTGGCGGTTGTCCACCCCGGCCACTTCTCCCCCCTGGGAATGCACATGCCGGATGCTGCTTGGCTGCAGAACATCAAGGGGATTCAGGAGATCTGCGATCATGCCTTGAATCTGGACATGATGATAGCTGTCGAGAACATGGTGAATATGCCTGCCATCTTGGGGAGACGCCCGGAGGAGATTGAGGGCATAATTGAGACTGTTGACAGGGATAACCTGGGATTCATCCTCGATATAGGGCATGCCAACACCAACGGGAATGTAGAGGAGTTCCTGAAGCTTCGGGATTTGATAATCCATGTTCATGCCCATGATAACTGCGGAGAGAGGGATGAGCACCTGCCAGTGGGCAATGGCACTGTGCCCTGGGAGAAGGTAGCAGCCAGCCTGAATGGCTATAGTGGTCGTATAGTCACTGAATCACGCTCTCTGGAAGAGGGGCAGAGATCTGTGAAGAGGCTTAAAAAGATGTTTAATAGATGA
- a CDS encoding translin family protein has translation MRGIKMPGPSIFESISTELLRGFDDKDRAREEALLLSRKAIRLCSSSIRSVHRGEIEEAERLIDQAGEELEKIRTLLVNHQDVRYAGFVDGAEQEYAEALSVYSIITRHEILSPDEIAVERVNYLAGLGDTTGELRRHILDLIRSGRAKDGEYYLQVMEEIYYLLMLFDYPDAITRGLRRKSDLARSMLERTRGDLTNALEISRMESSLLKNQCSK, from the coding sequence ATGAGGGGCATAAAGATGCCCGGACCGTCCATATTTGAGAGCATCTCAACTGAACTGCTCAGAGGCTTTGATGACAAAGACCGGGCTCGCGAGGAGGCACTGCTCCTCTCCCGGAAGGCGATCCGCCTGTGCTCCTCGTCCATCAGATCAGTACACAGAGGAGAGATCGAGGAGGCAGAAAGGCTCATCGATCAGGCTGGAGAAGAGCTGGAGAAGATCCGGACGCTCTTGGTTAACCACCAGGATGTGCGCTATGCCGGCTTTGTGGATGGGGCAGAGCAGGAGTATGCTGAGGCCCTTTCAGTCTATTCCATTATCACCAGACATGAGATCCTCAGCCCAGATGAGATAGCAGTGGAGAGGGTGAACTATCTGGCCGGACTGGGCGACACCACAGGAGAGCTTCGCCGTCATATTCTCGATCTCATACGCTCCGGCAGGGCAAAGGACGGAGAGTACTATCTGCAGGTCATGGAGGAGATCTACTATCTGCTGATGCTCTTTGACTATCCGGACGCCATAACCAGAGGTCTGCGAAGGAAGAGCGATCTTGCCCGGTCCATGCTGGAGAGAACACGAGGAGATCTCACCAATGCCCTGGAGATCTCCAGGATGGAATCATCACTGCTTAAAAATCAATGCTCGAAATAG
- the sepS gene encoding O-phosphoserine--tRNA ligase has protein sequence MKFDPNQIKEAAREDFDKTWQQGKEYLGRPSLNERYPRNSYSFGSVHPIFDTIQKLREAYVRLGFNEAMNPVMVDAQDVYRQFGSEALAVLDRCFYLAGLPRPDIGISDERIAQINALLSRELTAEEVEAFRQILHSYKKGQVEGDDLVGEIAKALSAPDALIGTVLERVFPEFRGLKAEATTRTLRSHMTSGWFLSLSDLHYRQKLPIRLFSVDRCFRREQAEDAARLMSYYSASCVIMDEDVSVEDGKAVADGLLSQFGFQKFQFRPDEKRSKYYIPGTQIEVYAYHPGLVGSATKYSSGWVEVATFGIYSPIALSQYDIPYPVMNLGLGVERLAMILHNSQDVRALSYPQFQTGWELSPREMAQMITVDNTPCTPEGQAIAESVIGVCLEQGDAASPCEFLAWEGELFGRRIQVSVVEPEENTKLCGPASLNEIVVHKKNIMGIPRTPRWEEAFNEGVSTGIRFIDSFAALAAYEVEERAMAGEESETRARIVRSPADINIKIHPSLERYITSYKHKMDLRGPVFTTVRSRLL, from the coding sequence ATGAAGTTTGATCCCAATCAGATCAAGGAGGCGGCCCGAGAGGATTTCGATAAGACCTGGCAGCAAGGAAAAGAGTACCTCGGCCGGCCGTCCTTAAATGAGAGGTATCCGCGAAATAGCTATTCCTTTGGCTCAGTTCATCCCATCTTCGATACCATTCAGAAGCTTCGAGAGGCTTACGTTCGCCTTGGCTTCAATGAGGCCATGAATCCGGTGATGGTCGATGCCCAGGATGTCTACCGCCAATTCGGCTCTGAGGCTTTGGCAGTGCTGGACAGATGCTTCTACCTCGCCGGACTCCCCCGGCCGGATATAGGCATATCAGACGAGAGGATCGCCCAGATAAATGCCCTTCTCAGCCGCGAGCTCACAGCAGAGGAGGTGGAGGCATTCCGGCAGATCCTCCACTCCTATAAGAAAGGCCAGGTAGAGGGGGACGACCTGGTGGGAGAGATCGCCAAAGCCCTTTCTGCTCCCGATGCCCTGATCGGCACCGTCCTGGAAAGGGTCTTTCCCGAGTTCAGGGGCCTGAAGGCCGAAGCCACCACCCGCACATTGAGAAGCCATATGACCAGCGGGTGGTTCCTCTCCCTCTCCGATCTGCACTATCGCCAGAAGCTGCCCATCAGACTGTTCTCTGTGGACAGATGCTTCCGCCGGGAGCAGGCCGAGGATGCCGCCCGGCTGATGAGCTACTACTCTGCGAGCTGCGTGATCATGGATGAGGATGTATCGGTTGAGGATGGAAAAGCAGTTGCCGATGGCCTTCTCAGCCAGTTTGGCTTCCAGAAGTTTCAGTTCCGGCCGGACGAGAAGAGGAGCAAATACTACATTCCCGGAACGCAGATCGAGGTCTATGCTTATCATCCGGGCCTGGTCGGCTCGGCCACCAAGTACAGCAGCGGCTGGGTGGAGGTGGCGACATTCGGCATCTATTCGCCCATTGCACTCTCTCAATATGATATTCCCTATCCAGTAATGAATCTGGGTTTGGGTGTGGAGCGGCTGGCCATGATACTGCATAATTCTCAGGATGTAAGAGCACTCTCTTATCCCCAGTTCCAGACCGGCTGGGAGCTCTCCCCCCGGGAGATGGCTCAGATGATCACTGTTGACAATACCCCCTGCACTCCAGAGGGGCAGGCAATAGCCGAGTCGGTGATCGGGGTATGCCTTGAGCAGGGGGATGCCGCCTCTCCCTGCGAGTTTCTCGCCTGGGAGGGAGAGCTCTTCGGCAGGCGTATTCAGGTCTCTGTGGTCGAGCCGGAGGAGAACACCAAGCTCTGCGGACCGGCATCCCTCAATGAGATCGTTGTCCACAAGAAGAACATCATGGGCATTCCCCGAACCCCCCGCTGGGAGGAGGCCTTCAATGAGGGGGTGAGCACAGGGATTCGGTTCATCGATTCCTTTGCTGCCCTGGCCGCCTATGAGGTTGAGGAGAGGGCAATGGCCGGAGAGGAGTCTGAGACCAGGGCGAGGATAGTGAGAAGCCCGGCTGATATCAACATCAAGATCCACCCCTCTCTGGAGAGATATATCACCAGCTACAAGCACAAGATGGACCTGCGCGGTCCGGTCTTCACCACAGTGAGAAGCAGACTGCTCTGA
- the rpiA gene encoding ribose-5-phosphate isomerase RpiA, whose protein sequence is MKDASSNASAKRAAGEAAAELVSNRMVVGLGTGSTVAWTIKRLGERVREEGLDFYGVPTSFQAEELAIESNISLTSLNQHPVLDLAIDGADQVSWDLMAIKGGGAAHTREKVVSCSARAFVIVADQSKFVERLSWPVPVEVLPFAAKLAGRLLEEMGGRPVLRLGRMKDGPVITDNGNFVMDVDFGIIEDPRSIAARISPIPGVVEHGIFDNLDELYLAREDGVERIKRR, encoded by the coding sequence ATGAAGGACGCATCATCCAATGCCTCTGCCAAGAGGGCGGCAGGCGAGGCGGCAGCAGAGCTGGTCAGCAATAGAATGGTGGTGGGCCTGGGCACGGGCTCCACTGTCGCCTGGACGATAAAAAGGCTGGGGGAGAGGGTCAGGGAGGAGGGGCTGGACTTTTATGGCGTTCCCACCTCTTTTCAGGCAGAGGAGCTGGCCATCGAATCTAATATCAGCCTCACCAGCCTCAACCAGCATCCGGTTCTCGATCTGGCCATAGACGGAGCAGATCAGGTGAGCTGGGACCTGATGGCGATCAAGGGGGGAGGAGCAGCCCATACCCGGGAGAAGGTGGTATCCTGTTCGGCCCGAGCTTTCGTTATCGTTGCCGACCAGTCCAAGTTTGTGGAAAGGCTGAGCTGGCCGGTGCCGGTGGAGGTTCTGCCATTTGCCGCAAAGCTGGCTGGAAGGCTGCTCGAGGAGATGGGAGGAAGACCTGTGCTGCGCTTGGGGAGGATGAAGGACGGGCCGGTAATCACCGATAACGGGAACTTTGTTATGGATGTTGACTTCGGGATCATCGAGGACCCCCGGTCAATAGCTGCCAGAATCAGCCCCATTCCGGGAGTGGTCGAGCACGGCATATTCGATAATCTGGATGAGCTTTATCTCGCCCGGGAGGATGGGGTGGAGAGGATCAAGAGGAGATGA
- a CDS encoding winged helix-turn-helix domain-containing protein, whose translation MANDTVKKPRSKRKKKEMAGEGAARVRPKGAARGGGETIESVDLVFGINAGIIWDLLNLNGPMSAGGLASSAALRIEDVHGALGWLGREDKIDVKKKGRSRIYSLKP comes from the coding sequence ATGGCCAATGATACTGTGAAGAAACCAAGATCCAAGAGGAAGAAGAAGGAGATGGCCGGAGAAGGGGCGGCCAGGGTCAGGCCTAAGGGCGCGGCCCGGGGGGGAGGGGAGACGATAGAGTCAGTGGATCTGGTATTCGGCATCAATGCCGGCATCATTTGGGACCTGCTCAACCTGAACGGACCGATGTCAGCTGGGGGATTGGCCAGCTCTGCCGCCCTGAGAATAGAGGATGTCCACGGCGCACTGGGCTGGCTGGGCCGGGAGGACAAGATCGATGTGAAAAAGAAGGGGAGATCGAGGATTTATTCATTGAAGCCCTGA
- a CDS encoding thioredoxin family protein: MFLIISLLAVSLLAIPLSGNALAEDDGSFDPEHSVGMDDSDWWTVYPHKNVNSGSAVEHPDWVLRALEDKPLLILIHQNNCVPCKTHVPRINEAVQTYRDDIHYYDVLAEGSGYLKAKEILDAYNPTGKQNFVPTTIFLTLIETEDGQVEVGWHSEIDIMSTAQINSYIEDSIYYYEKNAADWEQ; the protein is encoded by the coding sequence ATGTTTTTGATCATATCTCTTCTGGCCGTCTCTCTTCTGGCCATCCCTCTTTCAGGCAATGCTCTGGCAGAGGATGATGGCAGCTTCGATCCAGAGCACTCTGTGGGCATGGATGATTCTGATTGGTGGACAGTCTATCCGCATAAAAATGTAAACTCAGGGTCTGCCGTCGAGCATCCGGACTGGGTCCTGAGGGCTCTGGAGGACAAGCCCCTGCTCATCCTGATCCATCAGAACAACTGCGTGCCATGCAAGACCCATGTCCCCAGGATCAATGAGGCAGTGCAGACCTACCGGGATGATATCCATTACTATGATGTGCTGGCGGAGGGAAGCGGATACCTGAAGGCTAAGGAGATCCTCGATGCCTATAACCCCACCGGGAAGCAGAATTTTGTCCCCACCACCATCTTTCTCACCCTGATCGAGACCGAGGATGGCCAGGTCGAGGTTGGCTGGCATAGCGAGATTGATATCATGAGCACTGCCCAGATCAATAGCTATATAGAAGACTCCATCTATTACTATGAGAAGAATGCAGCCGACTGGGAGCAGTGA
- a CDS encoding cytochrome c biogenesis protein CcdA produces MAVRDELSSPKQSRGRSRWSGPGPGYARFLILLLSLISLLSILVLSANPALAERLQAPDFSTRSWDDKSFNLTDLKGSPAVLHITNIEDPLCIECEESLQGQVRELAALKAMHPAVQIVTLNLRKNPYSMNGWELVQAWWEINITWTWIEDLDPYPIGSKYLDYWMVRGGSSNPTIILIDEEGRIGPIYHVYRVGEGIADGVQKAESLFKDLQDLQDAQDLNRTALKGVGAAPPSGGQDAGQNAGQDVGEDAGQDVGEGAGSAEGKGILSPLWAGMEREVSRKDATALGMFLLGIFTSLAPCSIALMIAVFSYVMTVRRKEEYLRASASTSKEGFMIGVAFTIGMAAVFFVLGLFISQVGVFFRDSRIFDLLAGSIMVLLGVSSFKPLGEIIEPVTIRLPLGRLSLSRGDPSGEGSDKPMEERKSLLQRAVEFSLNLFRYSAFIGAFTLGIFFALGWAPCALSMVMPVLIWLASQSVTPLVGGTMLFFFGIGHGVPIIPITTFSRMVGGRIGEKYVSVGEWTSRIFGLLVILVGLVYAARYFGYLLW; encoded by the coding sequence ATGGCAGTGAGAGATGAGCTGAGCTCTCCGAAGCAGTCCAGAGGGAGGAGCAGGTGGAGCGGACCGGGCCCGGGATATGCCCGTTTTCTCATTCTGCTGCTTTCCCTCATCTCCCTGCTCTCGATTCTTGTCCTATCCGCCAATCCCGCGCTTGCGGAGAGGTTGCAGGCTCCTGATTTCAGCACTAGAAGCTGGGATGATAAGAGCTTCAATCTCACCGATCTGAAGGGCTCGCCGGCCGTCCTGCATATAACTAATATCGAGGATCCACTCTGCATCGAATGCGAAGAGTCCCTGCAGGGGCAGGTAAGGGAGCTGGCCGCCCTCAAGGCCATGCATCCTGCCGTTCAGATAGTCACATTGAACCTGAGGAAGAACCCCTACTCCATGAACGGTTGGGAGCTGGTCCAGGCCTGGTGGGAGATCAATATAACCTGGACCTGGATCGAGGACCTGGACCCCTATCCCATCGGCAGCAAATATCTGGACTACTGGATGGTGAGGGGAGGCTCCTCCAATCCCACCATTATCCTGATCGATGAAGAGGGCAGGATCGGCCCGATCTATCACGTCTACCGGGTGGGCGAGGGGATAGCAGATGGTGTACAGAAGGCGGAGAGCCTTTTTAAGGATCTGCAGGATTTACAGGATGCGCAGGATCTGAACCGGACTGCTCTGAAAGGAGTCGGGGCAGCCCCTCCCTCCGGTGGACAGGATGCTGGACAGAATGCTGGGCAGGATGTTGGAGAGGATGCTGGACAGGATGTTGGAGAGGGTGCCGGCTCGGCAGAAGGGAAGGGCATACTCTCCCCCCTCTGGGCGGGGATGGAGAGAGAGGTCTCAAGAAAGGATGCCACCGCCTTAGGCATGTTTCTTTTGGGCATCTTCACCTCTCTTGCCCCCTGCTCCATCGCCCTGATGATTGCCGTGTTCTCTTATGTCATGACTGTGCGGCGAAAGGAGGAGTACCTGCGGGCCAGTGCCTCCACCTCGAAGGAGGGGTTCATGATCGGAGTCGCCTTCACCATTGGCATGGCTGCAGTCTTCTTTGTGCTCGGCCTGTTCATATCTCAGGTGGGGGTCTTCTTCCGGGACTCCAGGATCTTCGACCTGCTCGCCGGAAGCATCATGGTGCTGCTTGGTGTGAGCAGCTTCAAGCCTCTGGGGGAGATCATCGAGCCGGTCACAATTCGTTTGCCCCTGGGCCGACTCTCTCTCTCTCGGGGCGATCCCTCCGGAGAGGGTTCAGACAAGCCTATGGAGGAGAGAAAGAGCCTGCTGCAGAGGGCTGTGGAGTTCTCCCTCAACCTCTTCCGCTATTCGGCATTCATCGGTGCCTTCACCCTGGGGATCTTCTTCGCCCTGGGTTGGGCTCCCTGTGCCCTCTCCATGGTGATGCCGGTCCTGATCTGGCTGGCGAGCCAAAGCGTCACCCCCCTGGTCGGCGGAACGATGCTCTTCTTCTTTGGCATCGGTCATGGAGTGCCCATCATCCCCATCACCACGTTCTCCAGAATGGTGGGTGGCAGGATCGGGGAGAAGTATGTATCTGTGGGAGAGTGGACCAGCAGGATCTTCGGGCTGCTGGTGATCCTGGTGGGCCTGGTCTATGCCGCCAGGTATTTTGGATACCTGTTATGGTGA
- a CDS encoding nascent polypeptide-associated complex protein — protein sequence MSPKKMKGMLKNMGINIDELEGVTEVIIRMSDKEIVLNNASVAIMDAHGQRSYQISGDASERPLSGAAEEEEKEIEIPESDVDLVVAQTGAKEEEARAALVEAKGDLAAAILLLAPK from the coding sequence ATGAGCCCCAAGAAGATGAAAGGCATGCTCAAGAACATGGGAATAAACATCGATGAACTGGAGGGCGTCACCGAGGTCATCATCCGCATGTCTGACAAGGAGATCGTTCTGAATAACGCTTCTGTTGCGATAATGGACGCTCACGGCCAGCGCAGCTATCAGATCTCAGGCGATGCCTCGGAGCGTCCTTTATCCGGAGCAGCGGAGGAGGAGGAGAAGGAGATTGAGATCCCAGAATCCGATGTGGATTTAGTGGTTGCCCAGACCGGCGCGAAGGAGGAGGAGGCAAGAGCTGCCCTTGTGGAGGCCAAGGGAGATCTGGCGGCGGCCATATTGCTCCTCGCTCCGAAGTGA
- a CDS encoding HD domain-containing protein: protein MVSAVRDAIRDPVHGSIPVDLLEWHIIRSRPVQRLKGIKQLGLVEAVYPGANHTRFEHSLGTMHMAGRMAEHLELPGDDIRKVRLAGLLHDLGHSALSHAVEGVLGRNPEIQPLLRGKRATGHEEFTQDIITSHPFGQEAIMIAERDFGDADGLFAEVAEIASGRIPPLGQIIVGDLDADRVDFLLRDSHHSGVSLGLVDTDQILQSLIIYKGRITLAGQGDYRAEMSQTAAESMLIARAHHYNALIYHPSVQSIRAMLLLALENALARMDRDDAQRRIELFFREYTDPDLLRFIWDKGDETARDLLQRIKFGQEIPLAARFDHRTLAPDIRMALSTISRHGRMRKLFEDTLCKKYGALVSITAGSGVPRSMRTQTDGFLYDESALAAGLVKSLTRQIAISFFLISSRISP from the coding sequence ATGGTGAGCGCTGTAAGAGATGCCATTCGCGATCCGGTTCACGGCTCCATTCCCGTTGATCTGCTGGAGTGGCATATCATCCGATCCCGGCCAGTGCAAAGGCTGAAGGGGATTAAGCAGTTGGGCCTGGTGGAAGCTGTCTACCCCGGAGCCAATCACACCCGCTTCGAGCACTCCTTAGGAACCATGCATATGGCGGGGAGGATGGCCGAGCACCTGGAGCTCCCGGGGGATGATATCCGCAAGGTCAGGCTGGCTGGCCTGCTCCACGATCTGGGCCACTCCGCCCTCTCTCATGCTGTGGAGGGGGTTTTGGGCCGCAACCCGGAGATCCAGCCCCTGCTGCGCGGCAAGAGAGCCACCGGGCATGAGGAGTTCACCCAGGATATAATCACCTCCCATCCCTTCGGCCAGGAGGCGATAATGATAGCAGAACGGGATTTCGGCGATGCAGATGGGCTATTTGCTGAGGTCGCCGAGATCGCCAGTGGCAGGATTCCGCCTTTGGGCCAGATCATTGTGGGCGACCTGGATGCAGATCGGGTGGACTTTCTGCTCAGGGACTCTCATCACTCTGGCGTCTCTTTGGGCCTGGTGGATACAGACCAGATCCTGCAGTCCCTCATCATTTATAAGGGCAGGATAACCCTAGCCGGCCAGGGCGACTACCGGGCAGAGATGTCCCAGACCGCAGCAGAATCAATGCTCATCGCCCGCGCCCATCATTATAATGCCCTAATCTACCATCCCTCTGTCCAATCCATAAGAGCCATGCTTCTCTTGGCGCTGGAGAACGCCCTGGCCAGGATGGATCGGGATGATGCCCAGAGGAGGATAGAGCTCTTCTTCCGGGAGTACACCGATCCAGACCTGCTGCGGTTCATCTGGGATAAGGGAGACGAGACCGCCCGCGATCTTCTCCAGCGGATAAAGTTCGGCCAGGAGATTCCGCTGGCTGCCAGGTTTGACCACCGCACCCTGGCCCCGGATATCAGAATGGCCCTCTCCACCATCTCCCGCCACGGGAGGATGAGAAAGCTCTTCGAGGATACCCTCTGCAAAAAGTATGGGGCCCTGGTGAGCATCACCGCCGGGAGTGGAGTGCCAAGGTCGATGAGAACCCAGACCGATGGCTTCCTTTATGATGAATCTGCTCTGGCAGCAGGCCTGGTCAAGTCTCTGACCCGCCAGATCGCCATATCCTTTTTTCTGATCAGCAGCCGGATATCTCCCTGA